The proteins below are encoded in one region of Hordeum vulgare subsp. vulgare chromosome 3H, MorexV3_pseudomolecules_assembly, whole genome shotgun sequence:
- the LOC123444645 gene encoding F-box protein At2g32560-like isoform X1: MLPLLLISTLPAFTLLLVARASYKPWKLVRELGLVALLLARELLRHSASAAAGRKEQGARMPPPPPSKATTPPPALAEDDDAAALPVLDLPELALERVLEELSPASLAAMACVCAGLRDRCSMDSLWARHVRRKWGRVLGAAARREWGAELAAAATLPRPARRRGWADSLACAWPFSWIGRRWLKEEDAAAAAARSSPAPPADSVAAWYRALECGDFWFPAQVYNREQDGHVGFLLSCYDAHLRYDRRTDTFTARYPPHGRKPAKEEEGVQWCRVRAAPLSTPAQDLHASGCLEDLRPGDHFEIQWRKNKDFPYGWWYGVVGHLESCNANEHLCRCHEDDTIMLEFKHYAAGSRWRQTTVSRKDHREKGDETDGFYGGIRKLQTKDEISTWRRFWPVDVLS, translated from the exons atgctTCCGCTCCTCCTTATATCCACGCTCCCGGCCTTCACGCTGCTCCTCGTCGCCCGCGCCTCCTACAAGCCCTGGAAGCTGGTGCGGGAGCTCGGCCTCGTCGCGCTGCTGCTGGCGCGGGAGTTGCTCCGGcactccgcctccgccgccgcgggCAGGAAGGAGCAGGGCGCAAgaatgccgccgccgccgccgtccaagGCCACGACGCCGCCGCCCGCATTGGCGGAGGACGACGACGCGGCCGCGCTCCCGGTGCTCGACCTGCCGGAGCTGGCGCTGGAGCGCGTGCTGGAGGAGCTGTCCCCGGCGTCGCTCGCCGCGATGGCGTGCGTCTGCGCGGGGCTCAGGGACCGCTGCTCCATGGACAGCCTGTGGGCGCGCCACGTCCGGCGGAAGTGGGGCCGCGTGCTCGGCGCCGCCGCGCGCAGGGAGTGGGGGGCGGAGCTGGCCGCCGCCGCTACCCTCCCGCGCCCGGCCAGGCGGCGGGGCTGGGCGGACTCGCTGGCGTGCGCGTGGCCCTTCTCCTGGATCGGCCGCCGCTGGCTCAAGGAAgaagacgccgccgccgccgccgcccgttcttCACCCGCGCCGCCGGCGGACTCGGTGGCCGCGTGGTACCGCGCGCTCGAGTGCGGCGACTTCTGGTTCCCCGCCCAGGTGTACAACCGCGAG CAGGACGGGCATGTCGGGTTCCTGCTCTCCTGCTACGACGCTCACCTCCGCTACGACCGGCGAACCGACACCTTCACCGCCAG GTACCCGCCCCACGGCCGGaagccggccaaggaggaggagggcgtgcAGTGGTGCAGGGTCCGCGCGGCGCCGCTGAGCACGCCGGCGCAGGACCTCCACGCCTCGGGCTGCCTGGAGGACCTCCGCCCCGGCGACCACTTCGAGATCCAGTGGCGGAAGAACAAGGATTTCCCCTACG GCTGGTGGTACGGCGTCGTGGGCCACCTCGAGTCGTGCAACGCCAACGAGCATCTCTGCCGCTGCCATGAAGACG ATACGATCATGCTGGAGTTCAAGCACTACGCGGCCGGCTCGAGGTGGAGGCAGACCACGGTGAGCAGGAAAGACCACCGGGAGAAAGGGGACGAGACTGACGGCTTCTACGGCGGCATCAGGAAGCTGCAGACCAAGGACGAGATCTCCACGTGGCGGCGATTCTGGCCGGTCGACGTGCTCAGCTGA
- the LOC123444645 gene encoding F-box protein At2g32560-like isoform X2, whose amino-acid sequence MLPLLLISTLPAFTLLLVARASYKPWKLVRELGLVALLLARELLRHSASAAAGRKEQGARMPPPPPSKATTPPPALAEDDDAAALPVLDLPELALERVLEELSPASLAAMACVCAGLRDRCSMDSLWARHVRRKWGRVLGAAARREWGAELAAAATLPRPARRRGWADSLACAWPFSWIGRRWLKEEDAAAAAARSSPAPPADSVAAWYRALECGDFWFPAQVYNREDGHVGFLLSCYDAHLRYDRRTDTFTARYPPHGRKPAKEEEGVQWCRVRAAPLSTPAQDLHASGCLEDLRPGDHFEIQWRKNKDFPYGWWYGVVGHLESCNANEHLCRCHEDDTIMLEFKHYAAGSRWRQTTVSRKDHREKGDETDGFYGGIRKLQTKDEISTWRRFWPVDVLS is encoded by the exons atgctTCCGCTCCTCCTTATATCCACGCTCCCGGCCTTCACGCTGCTCCTCGTCGCCCGCGCCTCCTACAAGCCCTGGAAGCTGGTGCGGGAGCTCGGCCTCGTCGCGCTGCTGCTGGCGCGGGAGTTGCTCCGGcactccgcctccgccgccgcgggCAGGAAGGAGCAGGGCGCAAgaatgccgccgccgccgccgtccaagGCCACGACGCCGCCGCCCGCATTGGCGGAGGACGACGACGCGGCCGCGCTCCCGGTGCTCGACCTGCCGGAGCTGGCGCTGGAGCGCGTGCTGGAGGAGCTGTCCCCGGCGTCGCTCGCCGCGATGGCGTGCGTCTGCGCGGGGCTCAGGGACCGCTGCTCCATGGACAGCCTGTGGGCGCGCCACGTCCGGCGGAAGTGGGGCCGCGTGCTCGGCGCCGCCGCGCGCAGGGAGTGGGGGGCGGAGCTGGCCGCCGCCGCTACCCTCCCGCGCCCGGCCAGGCGGCGGGGCTGGGCGGACTCGCTGGCGTGCGCGTGGCCCTTCTCCTGGATCGGCCGCCGCTGGCTCAAGGAAgaagacgccgccgccgccgccgcccgttcttCACCCGCGCCGCCGGCGGACTCGGTGGCCGCGTGGTACCGCGCGCTCGAGTGCGGCGACTTCTGGTTCCCCGCCCAGGTGTACAACCGCGAG GACGGGCATGTCGGGTTCCTGCTCTCCTGCTACGACGCTCACCTCCGCTACGACCGGCGAACCGACACCTTCACCGCCAG GTACCCGCCCCACGGCCGGaagccggccaaggaggaggagggcgtgcAGTGGTGCAGGGTCCGCGCGGCGCCGCTGAGCACGCCGGCGCAGGACCTCCACGCCTCGGGCTGCCTGGAGGACCTCCGCCCCGGCGACCACTTCGAGATCCAGTGGCGGAAGAACAAGGATTTCCCCTACG GCTGGTGGTACGGCGTCGTGGGCCACCTCGAGTCGTGCAACGCCAACGAGCATCTCTGCCGCTGCCATGAAGACG ATACGATCATGCTGGAGTTCAAGCACTACGCGGCCGGCTCGAGGTGGAGGCAGACCACGGTGAGCAGGAAAGACCACCGGGAGAAAGGGGACGAGACTGACGGCTTCTACGGCGGCATCAGGAAGCTGCAGACCAAGGACGAGATCTCCACGTGGCGGCGATTCTGGCCGGTCGACGTGCTCAGCTGA